A single window of Selenomonas sputigena DNA harbors:
- a CDS encoding ParA family protein, whose amino-acid sequence MEEKNVAKIIAVANQKGGVGKTTTSVNLSAGLAILGKRVLLIDSDPQGNATSGFGINKSDLTITIYQVLIDNLAIEKAVLHTGYEVDLLPANIELAGAEIELVAAISRENRLKRSVDAVRDQYDFILIDCPPSLGLLTLNALTAADTVLMPIQCEFYALEGLAQLMNTMTLVQTNLNPALEVEGVLLTMFDSRTNLSVQVAEEVRTHFGSKVYRTVIPRTVRLSEAPSYGQPIIAYDRNCKGAIVYMDLAKEVIERDS is encoded by the coding sequence ATGGAGGAAAAGAATGTGGCGAAAATCATAGCAGTCGCCAATCAAAAGGGCGGCGTAGGAAAGACGACAACATCGGTAAATTTGAGCGCCGGTCTTGCCATACTCGGCAAACGTGTATTGCTCATTGACTCCGATCCGCAGGGGAATGCGACGAGCGGATTTGGTATCAATAAGTCGGATTTAACGATTACGATATATCAAGTGTTGATTGACAACCTTGCCATAGAGAAGGCAGTTCTTCATACGGGTTACGAGGTCGATCTTCTGCCGGCCAATATCGAACTGGCGGGGGCGGAGATCGAGCTTGTTGCTGCTATCTCACGCGAGAATCGTCTGAAGCGATCGGTCGATGCTGTGCGCGATCAGTATGACTTTATTTTGATCGACTGCCCGCCTTCCTTGGGGCTCTTGACTCTCAATGCTTTGACAGCAGCAGATACCGTTTTGATGCCGATCCAATGCGAGTTTTATGCTCTGGAGGGCTTGGCGCAGTTGATGAATACGATGACATTGGTTCAGACCAATCTGAATCCTGCATTGGAAGTCGAGGGCGTTCTTCTGACAATGTTCGATTCAAGAACCAATCTTTCGGTTCAGGTCGCTGAAGAGGTGCGCACGCATTTCGGCAGCAAGGTGTATCGGACGGTCATACCGCGCACCGTGCGCTTGAGCGAGGCGCCGTCCTATGGGCAGCCCATCATTGCCTATGACAGAAACTGCAAGGGAGCCATCGTCTATATGGATTTGGCAAAGGAGGTCATAGAGCGTGACAGCTAG
- a CDS encoding methionine synthase, translating into MPVYNSVLLDIDAKETRRYAGLNKAKDFDEKLIEEACLEARLLAEPRGIWQMYDYDAATQTVLADPPFTMKGKLIGKHLAKAQKVIVLSASVGDAIEEHVTKYFADGRYAYSVILDAAATAAVEQVADAMEKAIEPKVAKEGYTMRWRFSPGYGDWPLDQQPEMVRLAESEKIGVHLSDASMLVPRKSITAIIGLVPQQKEKEAHTPNGCAACDKFDCPSRKVPAGESKN; encoded by the coding sequence ATGCCCGTTTACAATAGCGTTTTGCTTGATATTGATGCAAAGGAAACGCGTCGCTATGCAGGATTGAACAAAGCCAAGGATTTCGATGAAAAACTCATCGAAGAAGCCTGCCTGGAAGCGCGTCTTCTCGCTGAGCCGCGCGGTATATGGCAAATGTACGACTATGATGCAGCCACTCAGACGGTACTCGCCGATCCGCCCTTCACCATGAAGGGGAAACTCATTGGCAAACATCTCGCCAAAGCACAGAAGGTCATCGTACTGTCGGCGAGCGTCGGCGATGCCATCGAGGAGCATGTGACGAAATACTTCGCCGATGGGCGCTACGCCTACTCCGTCATTCTCGATGCCGCCGCCACGGCGGCTGTCGAACAGGTAGCCGACGCGATGGAAAAAGCCATCGAGCCGAAGGTTGCGAAGGAAGGCTATACGATGCGCTGGCGTTTCAGCCCAGGCTACGGCGATTGGCCACTCGATCAGCAGCCCGAAATGGTACGTCTCGCCGAAAGTGAGAAAATCGGTGTACATCTCAGCGACGCCTCCATGCTCGTACCGCGCAAATCCATCACTGCCATCATCGGCCTCGTACCGCAGCAAAAAGAGAAGGAAGCGCATACACCGAACGGCTGCGCTGCCTGCGATAAGTTCGACTGCCCTTCGAGAAAAGTTCCTGCCGGCGAAAGTAAGAACTGA
- a CDS encoding homocysteine S-methyltransferase family protein: MIHIFDGAMGTMLQEGGLKPGGCPELMNLEQPDVVQKIHEAYIEAGATMIETNTFGASALKLDHYGLEDRVKEINEAAVKIAREASKGRAKIVGSLGPTGRFIVPLGDLEFEEAYRAFYEQAKALADAGADYLLFETCIDIQEMRAGLLAAKDATSLPIICQLSYSEDGRTVTGTDPQTAAITLEALGADIIGVNCSLGPQELVPIVKTLAENCSVPISVLPNAGMPRLENGRTIFPMGPEEFASWGAKLVAAGATYLGGCCGTTPAHIKALAAAVKNLPLTERKSPDNRLRLTSRSKTVIIDKDLATTLIGERINPTGRKKLAEEIKNGSLFSVKREAIDQVRAGARLLDVNMGVGGIDQVKAMHDAIREVSQITDAPLAIDTSDTKTLEAGLRAYPGRALINSVSAEKERIEEFLPLAKKYGAAILCLPITEDGVPKTAEDRINVINGIIKEAKKNGLKDGDFLLDALVMTISADQNACLEVLNTLRLYRKHFGYPATMGLSNISFGLPNRPLINSTFFAMCLAAGLDAPIMNPYDEKMQEALMASAALLGKDPRGIDFSRNEVNLKTPKKAAEAKPMEGDVLAAIKQAVIDGASESIAMLTERAIREGHSSNEITEKALTAAMNDIGIDFGAGRVFLPQVLLSAEAMRASFQKIKELLPAQQEADRGTVVMATVKGDVHDLGKNIVSALLSNSGFKLIDLGKDVDADTIVRTALEKEADIVGLSALMTTTMTQIDKVIKKLREAGSEARVIVGGAAVTEDYATSAGADAYANDGVSAVQIAKDFVGE, from the coding sequence ATGATCCATATTTTTGACGGCGCGATGGGAACGATGCTGCAGGAAGGAGGCTTGAAGCCCGGCGGCTGCCCCGAGCTCATGAATCTCGAACAGCCCGATGTCGTGCAAAAGATCCACGAAGCCTATATCGAAGCTGGCGCCACGATGATCGAGACGAACACCTTCGGTGCTTCCGCTTTGAAGCTCGATCACTACGGTCTGGAAGACCGTGTAAAGGAAATCAATGAAGCAGCCGTAAAGATCGCACGCGAGGCTTCCAAAGGGCGTGCTAAAATTGTCGGCTCATTGGGGCCTACGGGGCGCTTCATCGTCCCTCTCGGCGATCTTGAATTTGAGGAGGCCTACCGAGCCTTCTACGAACAAGCGAAAGCGCTTGCCGATGCGGGCGCTGACTATCTGCTTTTTGAAACGTGCATTGACATACAGGAAATGCGTGCAGGCCTTCTGGCGGCAAAAGATGCGACAAGCCTTCCTATCATCTGCCAGCTCTCTTACAGCGAGGACGGGCGCACCGTCACGGGCACTGACCCGCAGACGGCCGCCATCACCTTGGAAGCACTCGGCGCCGACATCATCGGCGTAAACTGCTCGCTCGGCCCGCAGGAGCTCGTCCCCATCGTCAAGACTCTCGCAGAGAACTGCTCCGTTCCTATCAGCGTGCTGCCCAACGCTGGTATGCCACGATTGGAAAACGGCAGAACCATCTTCCCCATGGGGCCTGAGGAGTTCGCCTCATGGGGCGCAAAGCTCGTCGCTGCCGGTGCAACGTATCTCGGTGGCTGCTGCGGCACGACGCCCGCGCATATCAAAGCGCTCGCCGCTGCTGTCAAGAACTTGCCTCTCACCGAGCGCAAGAGCCCGGACAATCGCCTGCGCCTCACGAGCCGCAGCAAGACCGTCATCATCGACAAAGATCTCGCGACCACGCTGATCGGCGAGCGCATCAATCCGACGGGACGCAAGAAACTCGCCGAAGAAATCAAGAATGGTTCGCTCTTCTCCGTCAAGCGCGAGGCCATCGATCAGGTGCGTGCGGGAGCGCGCCTTCTCGATGTCAACATGGGTGTCGGCGGCATTGACCAAGTCAAGGCAATGCACGATGCCATTCGCGAGGTATCCCAAATCACCGATGCACCTCTCGCGATTGATACCAGTGATACCAAAACATTGGAAGCCGGACTCCGAGCATATCCGGGACGCGCTCTCATCAATTCCGTCAGCGCCGAAAAAGAGCGCATCGAAGAGTTCCTTCCGCTGGCGAAAAAGTACGGCGCGGCCATCCTCTGCCTGCCTATCACAGAGGACGGCGTGCCGAAGACAGCGGAAGATCGCATCAATGTCATCAACGGTATCATCAAAGAGGCAAAAAAGAATGGTCTCAAGGATGGGGACTTCCTGCTTGACGCCCTCGTCATGACCATATCGGCCGATCAAAATGCCTGCCTAGAAGTATTAAATACCTTGCGCCTCTACCGCAAGCATTTCGGCTATCCGGCCACGATGGGGCTTTCCAACATCTCTTTCGGCCTGCCGAACCGTCCTCTGATCAACAGCACCTTCTTCGCCATGTGCCTTGCCGCAGGGCTCGACGCGCCGATCATGAATCCCTATGACGAGAAGATGCAGGAAGCCCTGATGGCGAGCGCAGCACTCTTGGGAAAAGATCCGCGCGGCATCGACTTCAGCCGCAACGAAGTGAATCTCAAGACGCCGAAGAAAGCAGCCGAGGCCAAGCCTATGGAAGGCGATGTTCTAGCTGCCATCAAGCAAGCGGTCATCGACGGCGCTTCTGAGAGCATCGCCATGCTGACTGAGCGAGCGATCCGCGAAGGCCATTCCTCGAATGAGATCACAGAGAAGGCTCTGACGGCCGCCATGAACGATATCGGCATTGACTTCGGAGCAGGACGCGTCTTTCTGCCGCAAGTTCTTCTATCCGCCGAAGCAATGCGCGCTTCCTTCCAGAAGATCAAGGAACTTCTGCCCGCACAGCAGGAGGCGGACAGAGGAACAGTCGTCATGGCGACGGTCAAGGGCGATGTTCATGATCTCGGCAAAAACATCGTCTCCGCGCTCCTTTCAAACAGCGGCTTTAAGCTCATCGACCTCGGCAAGGATGTCGATGCTGATACCATTGTGCGCACAGCGCTCGAAAAGGAAGCCGACATCGTAGGGCTGAGCGCCTTGATGACAACGACCATGACACAGATTGACAAGGTCATCAAGAAACTGCGTGAAGCCGGTTCAGAGGCGAGAGTCATCGTCGGCGGCGCCGCCGTGACCGAAGACTATGCCACGAGCGCTGGCGCTGACGCCTATGCCAACGACGGTGTAAGCGCGGTCCAAATTGCCAAGGACTTCGTCGGCGAATAG
- the pfkA gene encoding 6-phosphofructokinase: MLNCIGVLTSGGDSPGMNATTRAVVRTALFEGAEVWGIHNGYRGILDGEMFKMERKDVGDIIQRGGTFLGTARCHRFMTPEGRAEAYEKLKARGIEGLVIIGGDGSLRGASLLSEEHGIPIVGLPGTIDNDVWGTDYTIGSDTAANTIIDAINKLRDTASAHRRVVVLEVMGRHCGWLALMSGISGGAEYILVPEEDFDLEEISNEIKEAYKKGKRYILVVVAEGAGSGIEVGNFIAEHTDIETRVSVLGHIQRGGTPSVIDRVKASQLGEKAALAILSGLSNVVFGFHRGNVVAIDLHDAVTNKKKLDPEYMRLAKVLA; encoded by the coding sequence ATGTTGAATTGTATCGGCGTTTTGACGAGCGGCGGCGACAGCCCCGGCATGAATGCGACGACTCGCGCCGTCGTGCGCACGGCGCTCTTTGAAGGTGCAGAAGTGTGGGGTATACATAACGGGTATCGCGGCATCTTGGACGGTGAGATGTTCAAGATGGAACGAAAGGATGTTGGTGACATCATCCAGCGCGGCGGCACGTTCCTCGGCACGGCTCGCTGCCATCGTTTCATGACGCCCGAGGGTCGTGCAGAGGCGTATGAGAAGCTCAAGGCGAGGGGCATCGAAGGACTCGTCATCATCGGTGGCGACGGCAGTCTGCGCGGCGCGTCGCTCTTGAGCGAAGAACATGGCATTCCCATCGTGGGGCTGCCGGGGACGATTGACAATGATGTCTGGGGTACAGACTATACGATCGGCAGCGATACGGCGGCGAATACGATCATTGATGCCATCAACAAGCTGCGCGATACGGCTTCGGCGCATCGACGCGTCGTTGTCCTTGAGGTCATGGGCCGGCATTGCGGTTGGCTCGCGCTGATGAGCGGTATTTCTGGCGGTGCTGAGTACATCCTCGTGCCCGAAGAGGATTTTGATCTTGAAGAAATCAGCAACGAGATCAAGGAAGCTTATAAGAAGGGCAAGCGTTACATCCTCGTCGTCGTCGCCGAGGGTGCAGGAAGCGGCATAGAGGTCGGCAACTTTATCGCCGAGCACACGGATATTGAGACGCGCGTTTCGGTTCTCGGTCATATTCAGCGCGGCGGTACGCCGTCCGTCATCGACCGCGTGAAGGCGAGCCAGCTTGGCGAGAAGGCGGCTCTGGCGATTCTCTCGGGTCTTTCTAACGTCGTCTTCGGCTTCCATCGCGGCAACGTCGTCGCCATCGACTTGCACGATGCCGTGACGAACAAGAAGAAGCTCGATCCCGAATACATGCGCCTTGCCAAGGTTTTGGCATAA
- a CDS encoding phosphoribosylaminoimidazolecarboxamide formyltransferase gives MKELELKYGCNPNQKPSRVYMESGELPFKVLNGKPGYINLLDAMNSWQLVQELKEATGLPAAASFKHVSPAGAAVAVPLSDALKQAYFVEGIELSPVATAYIRARGADRMSSYGDFVALSDPCDAQTASFLQREVSDGIIAPAYSEAALEILKTKRKGSYLVIQMDPSYVPAEKETKTVFGVTFEQKRNDVAITEDCLKDVVTKNKDLPEEAKRDLLLSLITLKYTQSNSVCYAKDGQAIGIGAGQQSRVHCTRLAGNKADIWYLRQSPQALSLPFKSDVRRPDRDNAIDVYLSDECMDLLGTDEWKRIFTEKPPVFLSDEKAKWLKTATGVALGSDAFFPFGDNIERAHKSGVTYVAQSGGSIRDDNVIETADKYGMFMAMTHIRLFHH, from the coding sequence ATGAAAGAACTCGAATTGAAATACGGCTGCAATCCGAACCAGAAACCCTCTCGTGTTTATATGGAAAGTGGCGAACTTCCGTTCAAGGTCTTAAACGGAAAGCCCGGCTACATCAATCTGCTCGATGCCATGAACAGCTGGCAGCTCGTGCAGGAACTCAAGGAAGCGACCGGCCTTCCTGCAGCGGCATCCTTCAAGCATGTGAGCCCTGCAGGCGCCGCCGTCGCCGTTCCCCTGTCCGATGCACTGAAGCAAGCATACTTTGTCGAAGGGATCGAATTGTCTCCCGTTGCGACCGCCTACATCCGTGCGCGCGGCGCTGACCGCATGTCGTCGTACGGCGATTTCGTCGCTCTCTCCGACCCATGCGACGCCCAGACAGCTTCCTTCCTGCAGCGCGAGGTTTCCGACGGCATCATCGCGCCCGCCTATTCCGAAGCCGCCTTGGAGATTCTCAAGACGAAGCGCAAGGGAAGCTACCTCGTCATACAGATGGATCCTTCCTACGTTCCTGCAGAAAAGGAAACGAAGACCGTCTTCGGCGTGACCTTCGAGCAAAAGCGCAACGATGTCGCCATCACCGAAGACTGCCTGAAGGACGTCGTCACGAAAAATAAGGATCTGCCCGAAGAAGCCAAACGTGACCTTCTGCTCTCCCTCATCACCTTGAAGTACACCCAGTCCAACTCCGTTTGCTATGCCAAGGATGGGCAGGCAATTGGTATCGGCGCCGGCCAACAGTCACGCGTCCATTGCACGCGCCTCGCAGGAAATAAGGCCGATATTTGGTATCTGAGACAGAGCCCACAGGCTCTCTCCCTTCCCTTCAAAAGCGATGTGCGCCGCCCCGACCGCGACAATGCCATCGACGTCTACTTGTCCGACGAGTGCATGGATCTCCTCGGAACGGATGAATGGAAACGCATCTTTACGGAGAAACCTCCTGTATTCCTGTCCGATGAAAAAGCCAAGTGGCTCAAGACGGCAACGGGCGTCGCACTCGGTTCGGACGCTTTCTTCCCCTTCGGTGACAACATCGAACGCGCACATAAGAGCGGCGTTACCTACGTCGCCCAGAGCGGCGGATCAATTCGCGATGACAATGTTATTGAGACGGCAGATAAATACGGCATGTTCATGGCAATGACGCATATCCGCCTTTTCCATCATTGA
- a CDS encoding head-tail adaptor protein, protein MTFLAGSLTFGSTASAYIINVGMEDLAAQEKAADSGEKQEKKAENAKEHGNAKDEKKKEVKDFQEKKAETSVKKEDKKAENSDTKKTIEEAAKASVTPVPQKREEEQKPLVSNKKKEETKPSVQKKADESKVPLQGKKTEASAQESKDAVKTKNKKSKEKDRFQEIFRDESFIYYMDTRSVRNVPIPNRQDRMIDVWVKLKPNSFSDEEDAKAGKYYLEHYYLNPKSKQIQFLCELEVTGRPSNAIKERPYSSQNWENLVPGSVEDDIYHAVVKKAKSSSSIGGVAIPSASDVLDMLNIGL, encoded by the coding sequence ATGACTTTTTTAGCAGGCAGTCTGACGTTTGGATCGACAGCTTCGGCATATATCATCAATGTCGGCATGGAGGATCTTGCCGCACAAGAAAAAGCAGCAGATTCCGGTGAGAAGCAGGAAAAGAAGGCGGAAAATGCCAAGGAGCATGGCAATGCGAAGGATGAAAAGAAGAAAGAGGTAAAGGACTTCCAGGAGAAGAAGGCGGAAACCTCCGTAAAAAAGGAGGATAAAAAAGCAGAGAACAGCGACACTAAGAAAACCATAGAAGAAGCGGCTAAAGCATCGGTGACACCCGTTCCACAGAAGAGGGAGGAAGAGCAGAAGCCGCTTGTCTCGAACAAGAAGAAAGAGGAGACGAAACCGTCCGTACAGAAGAAAGCCGATGAATCAAAAGTTCCTTTGCAGGGAAAAAAGACGGAAGCGTCGGCGCAGGAAAGCAAGGATGCTGTCAAGACGAAGAACAAGAAGAGTAAGGAGAAGGATCGCTTCCAGGAAATCTTCCGCGACGAATCGTTCATTTACTATATGGACACGCGAAGCGTGCGCAATGTTCCTATCCCGAATCGTCAGGATCGTATGATCGACGTCTGGGTGAAGCTCAAGCCGAACAGTTTCTCCGATGAGGAGGATGCCAAGGCGGGGAAGTACTATTTGGAGCATTATTACCTCAATCCAAAGAGCAAGCAGATTCAGTTCCTCTGCGAGTTAGAGGTCACAGGCAGGCCATCGAACGCCATCAAGGAGCGTCCTTACAGCTCGCAGAATTGGGAAAATCTCGTGCCGGGCAGTGTCGAAGATGACATATACCATGCTGTTGTGAAAAAGGCGAAAAGCTCTTCGAGCATCGGCGGTGTAGCGATTCCTTCTGCGTCGGATGTTCTTGATATGCTGAATATTGGACTGTGA
- the rsmG gene encoding 16S rRNA (guanine(527)-N(7))-methyltransferase RsmG, with product MFEQELERASALYGLPLDAKQIEKFGIYYRLLIEWNAKMNLTAITEPREVAVKHIVDSLTALRGIEERDSLRLIDVGTGAGFPGIPLKIVRPDLKLTLLDSLKKRVHFLETVVEALGLEGVKCLHERAEEAARQSALRERFDIAASRAVARLPVLAEYLLPFVRIGGTAIALKGLHSEEEAKEAKRAVKILGGRAIESIPVALPGLSDKRAVLVIKKERPTPKAYPRKAGKPAKEPLL from the coding sequence ATGTTTGAGCAGGAGTTGGAAAGAGCGTCTGCTCTCTATGGACTGCCGCTCGATGCAAAGCAGATTGAGAAGTTCGGCATCTACTATCGTTTACTCATCGAATGGAACGCGAAGATGAACCTCACGGCGATTACTGAACCGCGGGAAGTCGCCGTCAAGCACATCGTTGATTCCCTGACGGCGCTTCGAGGCATCGAGGAAAGGGATTCCCTGCGTCTGATCGATGTCGGCACGGGCGCGGGATTTCCCGGCATTCCTCTGAAGATCGTCCGCCCCGATTTGAAGCTGACGCTTCTTGATTCTTTGAAGAAGCGCGTGCATTTTCTCGAAACTGTTGTTGAGGCGTTGGGATTGGAAGGCGTAAAGTGCCTGCATGAACGCGCGGAGGAAGCGGCGCGACAAAGCGCTTTGCGCGAGCGCTTCGACATCGCCGCCTCTCGCGCCGTGGCGCGTCTGCCCGTCCTTGCCGAATATCTTCTTCCCTTCGTGCGCATCGGCGGCACAGCGATCGCCCTCAAGGGGCTTCATTCGGAAGAGGAAGCAAAAGAGGCGAAAAGAGCCGTCAAGATTCTTGGCGGAAGAGCGATAGAGTCGATTCCTGTCGCCTTGCCCGGCCTTTCGGACAAGCGTGCAGTTCTCGTCATAAAGAAGGAGAGGCCTACGCCGAAAGCGTATCCGCGCAAGGCAGGAAAGCCGGCGAAAGAACCATTGCTTTGA
- the mnmG gene encoding tRNA uridine-5-carboxymethylaminomethyl(34) synthesis enzyme MnmG translates to MFIAGEYDIIVLGAGHAGVEAALAAANLGCRTLLATLSLDNIALMPCNPSIGGPAKSHLVREIDALGGAMAINADEAALQYRLLNTGKGPAVHALRAQEDKKAYQFRMKERCEQQEGLEVRQLLAEKILIENKEARGIVAETGEAYLARAVILATGTYLKGRIVIGEHTTSGGPNGQRAAGELSRSLAENGIKIMRFKTGTPARLDARSLDYAKMQLQPGDEEAQSFSFMTEERTREQLPCYLTYTNEKTHEIIRANIDRAPMANGIIEGIGPRYCPSIESKILRFPDKDRHQLFLEPEGWHTQEVYVQGMSTSLPIDVQEAFLHTIPGLEKARIMRPGYAIEYDCIDPLQLLPSLMFKKIRGLFSAGQSNGTSGYEEAAAQGLMAGVNAVHYIRGKAPFVLSRAEAYIGVLIDDLVTKGTEEPYRMMTSRAEYRLLLRQDNADLRLTEKGRAVGLVKEDRWQKFLKKKNGIIEARKRLENTVLHPSVENLARLESAGLAPIRTSTSLADFLRRPEMDYAKLASLFGLERLAPEVEEQLEVTIRYEGYIKKQQEQVERLEHLESRRLPVDLDYALVPSLRDEAREKLAAVRPLSVGQASRISGVSPADISVLLIWLEQERRRRREDDV, encoded by the coding sequence TTGTTTATTGCCGGTGAATATGATATCATCGTCCTCGGTGCGGGGCATGCGGGCGTCGAAGCGGCGCTCGCTGCAGCGAATCTCGGCTGCCGCACGCTTCTGGCGACGCTTTCCTTGGACAATATCGCACTCATGCCCTGCAATCCTTCGATCGGCGGCCCCGCAAAGAGCCATCTCGTGCGTGAGATCGATGCGCTTGGCGGCGCCATGGCGATCAATGCCGATGAGGCGGCTCTGCAGTATCGTCTTTTGAATACGGGAAAAGGCCCTGCTGTCCATGCTTTGCGCGCGCAGGAGGATAAGAAAGCCTATCAGTTTCGCATGAAGGAGCGCTGCGAGCAGCAGGAAGGGCTGGAAGTCCGGCAGCTTCTGGCAGAAAAGATCCTCATCGAGAATAAAGAGGCGAGAGGCATAGTGGCAGAGACGGGGGAAGCGTATCTCGCGCGTGCTGTCATTCTCGCGACGGGCACGTATCTAAAAGGGCGCATCGTCATCGGTGAGCATACGACGAGCGGCGGGCCGAATGGGCAGCGAGCCGCAGGGGAATTGTCGCGCTCTCTCGCAGAGAATGGTATCAAGATCATGCGCTTCAAGACGGGGACGCCTGCGCGTCTTGATGCACGTTCCCTTGACTATGCGAAGATGCAGCTGCAGCCTGGGGACGAGGAGGCGCAGAGCTTTTCCTTTATGACGGAGGAAAGGACGCGCGAGCAGCTTCCATGCTATCTGACGTACACGAACGAGAAGACGCATGAGATCATTCGTGCGAACATCGATCGGGCGCCGATGGCAAATGGTATCATTGAAGGGATCGGCCCGCGCTATTGTCCGTCCATCGAGTCGAAGATCCTCCGCTTCCCCGACAAGGATCGCCACCAGCTCTTCTTGGAGCCGGAAGGATGGCACACGCAGGAAGTCTATGTGCAAGGCATGTCGACGAGCCTTCCCATCGATGTGCAGGAGGCTTTCCTGCATACGATTCCGGGCTTGGAGAAGGCGCGCATCATGCGCCCTGGCTACGCGATCGAGTATGACTGCATCGATCCGCTGCAGCTTCTGCCGAGCCTCATGTTCAAGAAGATTCGCGGACTCTTCTCGGCGGGACAGTCGAACGGCACGTCGGGCTACGAGGAAGCGGCGGCGCAGGGCTTGATGGCGGGCGTCAACGCTGTGCATTATATCCGCGGCAAAGCTCCTTTCGTCTTGAGTCGCGCGGAGGCCTATATCGGCGTTCTCATCGACGATCTCGTGACGAAGGGGACGGAGGAGCCGTACCGTATGATGACGTCTCGCGCCGAATATCGCCTGCTGCTTCGCCAGGACAATGCTGATCTGCGCCTGACGGAAAAGGGACGCGCCGTCGGTCTTGTCAAAGAGGATCGGTGGCAGAAGTTCCTGAAAAAGAAGAATGGTATCATCGAGGCGAGGAAGAGGCTTGAGAATACCGTCCTTCATCCGTCGGTTGAAAATCTTGCTCGTCTTGAATCGGCGGGACTTGCGCCCATACGCACGTCAACGTCGCTTGCCGATTTTTTGCGTCGTCCGGAGATGGATTATGCGAAGTTGGCTTCGCTCTTTGGCTTGGAGCGCCTTGCGCCTGAAGTCGAGGAGCAGCTGGAAGTCACCATTCGCTATGAAGGATATATCAAGAAGCAGCAGGAACAGGTCGAGCGCTTGGAACATCTGGAGTCTCGTCGCCTGCCCGTCGATCTCGACTACGCTCTCGTGCCGAGCCTAAGGGACGAAGCGCGAGAGAAGCTCGCTGCCGTCCGTCCACTTTCCGTGGGGCAGGCGAGCCGCATATCGGGCGTGTCGCCTGCGGATATATCGGTCTTATTGATCTGGCTGGAGCAGGAACGCCGCAGGAGGAGAGAAGACGATGTTTGA